TTTAGCAAATAAAGTATTAAAGCGATTCCTATAAAAATAATATATAACAGTTCTGGGGAAATTTTGCTGGCTAATCGATTTATAAAAAACAAAGGCGAATTAATCATTTTTAAGTATTCCATTATCTTTAATAAATTGTAATCTGTTGGTCTTTCTTTAAAAGCAAGTTTTGCATATTCATATGCTTTCTTGAAATTTGACCGATTGCATTCATATAAAATTAGTAAAACATAAATATTCTCAACATCCATATTAGATGAAAACAGCTTTCTGATACTTCCATTTGCTTTTTGATAATTCATTTGGTAAAGATTTACAAAAAATTCGTTTCGTAATACGAGCGAATTTGTAGGTTCTAATGATTGGGCATATTTTAAAATATCTAACCCTTTTTCAACAAAGCCTGTCTCAATCAAAAGCTCACTGTAGGAAACTAATACTTCCACAAAAGTGTTGTCTATTTTTAAAGCCTGTAAATAACACTTTTCAGCTTGAGAATATTCACCTTTTAAATGATATATTTTGCCTAAAACAGCCCAAACACCTTTGTTATTAGCATCTATATATTTAGCGCTTGTTTTGCATAGTCCTCTGCTTTCTTTAAATTTTTTTCTCTAATTTCAATGAAAGCAAGGTCTAAATACAAATTTACATCATGCGGATGTTCTTTTAGCAGGCTAAAAATCAACTCTTT
This Caldicellulosiruptor changbaiensis DNA region includes the following protein-coding sequences:
- a CDS encoding tetratricopeptide repeat protein translates to METRSLISFCIDRGDYEKAKELIFSLLKEHPHDVNLYLDLAFIEIREKNLKKAEDYAKQALNI